The window CTCAAGAGCTCCAGCATCTGGTATTCCTTGCCCGTCAGATGGACCCGGGCGCCGCCGACTTCGACCGTTTTGGTGTCGAGGTTGACGATAAGGTCCCCGGTCGTGATGACGGACTGGGCGTGACCCTTCGAGCGACGGACGATCGCGTGAATGCGCGCGACCATTTCGTCCTTGTGGAAGGGCTTCGTCATGTAGTCGTCGGCGCCGACGCCAAGGCCGCGGACCTTGTCCTCGATCCCGGCGAGGCCGGAAAGGATCAGGATCGGCGTCTTGATCTTCGCGACCCGGAGCGCCCGGAGAACCTCATACCCCGACATGTCGGGCAGGTTCAGGTCAAGAAGAATGATATCGTAATCGTAGAGCTTGCCGAGGTCGATACCCTCTTCGCCAAGCTCCGTCGTGTAGACGTTAAAGTTCTCTGACTTGAGCATCAACTCGATGCTCTGCGCCGTGGCGCTATCGTCTTCAATCAGAAGAACGCGCATGCGACTCCTCCACCGATGCCCGCATGGCCTGCCCCGGAGTACCCGGCGCCCGGCACGGTGAACCGATCGTTTCCAGTCCGATTCAAGCTTAACGACTAATAGTTAACAGATGGTGATTCTGCGCCGCAAGCTCGTTCTCAAAACTCTCGTGAATCGCCTTAAATTGCTCAGATTCCTGAGAAAAAATTGGCGTAGAGAGTTCAGTTCAAAACTTAAGAAACGAGGCTAACCGACTCTTCCGACTCGAACATTCGAGGGGGCGTTACGGTTTCTCGGGTCTTAAGCGTTGAGGCCATGATTGGGCGTGGCGGTAAACGAACCGTTACGGTTGAGCGTCGGCGGTCATGATTCGCTAGGAATGTTTGGAGACGAGCGAATGCGGGGGCTCGTGGAGGCGGTCGAGGCGGTGCCGGACCGTGAGGTCTATGGCCGCGTCGTGGGCGTTCGGGGCCTGCTGGTCGAGGTGGCCGGGCCTCTGGGCGCGATGGCGATCGGCGGCCGGGTTTCGATCGAAGCCGCGGGCGGGCGCGAGACGCCTTGCGAGGTCGTGGGTTTTCAGGGCGACCGCGCCCTGCTGATGCCCTTCGCGCCGCTTGAGGGCGTGCGCCGCGGCTGCCGGGCGATCGTCGGCGCGGCGGAACCCGGCGTACGGCCCAGCCGCGCCTGGCTCGGCCGGGTGGTCGACGCCATGGGCGACCCGATCGACGGCAAGGGGCCGCCGAAGGAAGGGCCGCTGCTTTATCCCTTCCGCCGGTCGCCGCCGCCGGCCCACGCCCGCAAGCGGCTCGGAGGGCCGCTCGACCTCGGCGTGCGCGCGCTCAACACCTTCGTGACCTGCTGCGCCGGCCAGCGCATCGGCATCTTCGCCGGCTCCGGCGTCGGCAAGTCGGTGCTGCTCGCCATGCTCGCCCGCAACACCGCCTGCGACGTCGCCGTGATCGGCCTCGTCGGCGAACGCGGCCGCGAGGTGCAGGAGTTCCTGCAGGACGACCTCGGCGAGGCGGGCCTCGCCCGCTCCGTGGTCGTGGTCGCGACCTCCGACGAGCCCGCCCTCAAGCGCCGGCAGGCGGCCTATCTGACGCTCGCGCTGGCCGAGGCTTTCAGGGACGAGGGCGCCTCGGTGCTCTGCATGATGGATTCGGTCACGCGCTTCGCCATGGCGCAGCGCGAGATCGGCCTTTCCACCGGCGAGCC is drawn from Methylopila sp. 73B and contains these coding sequences:
- a CDS encoding response regulator transcription factor, yielding MRVLLIEDDSATAQSIELMLKSENFNVYTTELGEEGIDLGKLYDYDIILLDLNLPDMSGYEVLRALRVAKIKTPILILSGLAGIEDKVRGLGVGADDYMTKPFHKDEMVARIHAIVRRSKGHAQSVITTGDLIVNLDTKTVEVGGARVHLTGKEYQMLELLSLRKGSTLTKEMFLNHLYGGMDEPELKIIDVFICKLRKKLANATNGKNYIETVWGRGYVLREPNEDEARAIA
- the fliI gene encoding flagellar protein export ATPase FliI; protein product: MRGLVEAVEAVPDREVYGRVVGVRGLLVEVAGPLGAMAIGGRVSIEAAGGRETPCEVVGFQGDRALLMPFAPLEGVRRGCRAIVGAAEPGVRPSRAWLGRVVDAMGDPIDGKGPPKEGPLLYPFRRSPPPAHARKRLGGPLDLGVRALNTFVTCCAGQRIGIFAGSGVGKSVLLAMLARNTACDVAVIGLVGERGREVQEFLQDDLGEAGLARSVVVVATSDEPALKRRQAAYLTLALAEAFRDEGASVLCMMDSVTRFAMAQREIGLSTGEPPTAKGYTPTVFAELPRLLERAGPGVGAGTVTGIFTVLVDGDDHNEPVADAVRGILDGHIVMERSIAERGRYPAINILKSVSRTMPKSTPEERRPLISKARRTMATYADMEELIRLGAYRPGSSPEVDEAIALNGPIERFLGQGKEEATRLGEGYAQLASILGVSET